A window of Ipomoea triloba cultivar NCNSP0323 chromosome 2, ASM357664v1 contains these coding sequences:
- the LOC116010606 gene encoding 60S ribosomal protein L37-3 → MGKGTGSFGKRRNKTHTLCVRCGRRSFHLQKSRCSACAYPAARKRTYNWSVKAIRRKTTGTGRMRYLRNVPRRFKTNFREGTEAAPRKKAAAASA, encoded by the exons ATG GGGAAGGGAACAGGGAGCTTCGGAAAGAGGAGGAACAAGACTCACACTCTCTGCGTGAGGTGTGGCCGCCGGAGCTTCCATCTCCAGAAGAGCCGCTGCTCCGCATGTGCTTACCCCGCTGCACGCAAGAGAACAT ACAACTGGAGTGTGAAGGCGATCCGTAGAAAGACCACCGGAACCGGCCGTATGAGGTATCTCCGCAACGTGCCCCGCCGTTTTAAGACTAACTTCAGAGAAG GTACTGAAGCAGCTCCAAGGAAGAAGGCAGCAGCAGCATCTGCTTGA